The genomic segment GGATTTGTCTCCAAGATTTATTATCTgtctttctgccttttttattgCCAACAAAATTACCAGGCAGCTGTACTTTGATATTATAATGTTTAGTTGTCAAATCCAAAACCATCGCTGGAATTTCTCAGGCCACAATGTTGCACCGCACCCTTAGAAATCCACGGGTGCAGCAGAGAAAGCACAGCAGGTTTGACTTACTTCTTGTATTGTGGAAACATATGTTTTTTACCTGGACACATTGGTTGTTGCTGTCTGCTATCAGCACCTTCCCCAGAGATGAGGCAGCCACTCCCTGCAGATTTGTGAATTCTCCTTTGTTTCTTCCTTTTGTGCCTGTAGAACATAAAGCACTGCTGTGTTGGAACAGCTGTGTGAATAGGCTTGTTGCCTCTGAATTTGGTCAAATTTTAAGTACTTTATAATACACAACAAGCTAATATGAGAAACACCAGCATGTGCTTAAATTAAAACGAGCTAATATTGTCATTGGAATGAATTGTGACAAACTTGAAGTTGTACTTTAACCCTCATTGGTGCTAACAAACTAacaaaaccaccaaaaaaataaataaaaatccttctTTTGGTGGAAATTATGAGATGCTAGCTTAATGCTTTTAAGCTACACTGCAAACTATTTAATAAATGCAAAGATTTGCAGATTTGAAGCACGTATTTTGAAAACTGCGTGTGAATAAGATTTGaaatcttatttaaaatgattaatttttgaTCAGacactttgaatattttaccaagttttaagttgttttaacattttcttgcacTAGACCTTTCCAAGCTTTTCTCCAAaccatttgttgtgtttttgtctcattaagagaCAGAATCTAAAATATGGAGATTATTATCATTGAAATTGGTAGAAATTCTTTTACTCTTGACAagagaaaaacttgatttaaaactcAACATGTGCAATAAATTTTAGTTaagattgttatttttaatttgtaataaatgttgacaagttAGATTGGCATTTATAgtcattattttggaaacaaaaaatttaaaaatatgatctaAGAAGAAAAGCTACTTTTAAATTGTATGATAATCAATTAAGATTGACCAAATTATATTAAGGTggtattctcattttgttctaaaattagtcatttccactttttacacattttttgtcattgtaaatctaacaaactacAATTAgggaaataaaaactcaaaaactaaaaaccatTTTCTtagaaatagcaaaaaatacttattattgGACTGTATAACATTCAAGTAATCTTATCTAGCAGTTGGctattttagcttattttctagattttttttttatctgattcaGTTTCTTGTTAAGTAAAATGACTACTTGAGGACAAAATGACTTATGAGGACacataattttactactttttatGGATTTTCTTCCTAAgattagttttcttttcatattttaggcTACCTTCTTTTGCAGTGGAGTAGGCAGGCAGGACCTCATCGGGCTGCATCAATATTggtttgtaaaatttaaaaaacttaaaataatttgaaaccaCAGTGATTCTATATTTCACAAATGTACAAGACATTCCTAGAAAAATTTGGATAGAGATTTGTTagttttgcctttaaaaatgtcttacatacttcacaaaattaaactgaGAAAAAGTCCACAATGATTGGgcaatgttattattattgttggaTATGGTTCAAATCATAACAACACATTTAGAGTTATTTTCCCTTACATAAATGTAATGAAAATCTTCTTACCAATTCTGAAGATGAGGTCATCCTCAATAGggttctccttcctcctccctgCACTGTACATACTAGCTGGCCTCTTGATGGCCCTTTGCTTAATGTGTCCACTACCGGGAGACTTTAACCTTTTCTTCGTCCCGTCAGATTTTGGACATGCATCTATGGATTTGATGACTTTAATTTTGAAGGTACTTCCTTTGATGTGCTGGTTGTATAACCGCAGCGAAAGGTTAAAAGTACCCTCTTTTACAGCAGTGAAAATGTACTCATAAGTGCCATTTTTGTTATCCAGTATTTCTCCATTGTCCTTGCTGTAGTCAGGTGGGGAGATTTCAGCAGTGATGAGTGCATTGCCCATTTTGCACAATTCTCCATCCTTGTCCTTGGTTGTTATTGTGATGGAAGTGGGCACTCCCACCACACAGTGCCGTAAGCCTTCTCCCGTTGCCACAGTTTCAGATGCTACAGCATTGGTGGTCACAATAGTTCCCAGATTGTGGATGGACTTCTTTAGTCCCTCTATTTCCACAAGGAAGTCCAGTTGGTTGTTCTCTTTGGGCTGTAGAGGCAGCTCCTGGCTGGCCAGCTCCATGAGACGCTCACTCATCTGCTTCTTCACCAGGAGGACCTCGGCCTCTGTGCCATGGTTCAGGGCTTGCTCGGTGAAGTTACAGCTACTGTTGATGCCCTCCTGCCCCTGCAGCAGAGTATCCAGCTGGGCTTGAAGTACCTACACAAGAACACACCAGTTGTATGTTGTTAGGTCTAACAAGTATGTACTTCTTCACAAAAATTTGACGCTATAGTTACATTTCTTAACATTTATTATGTGAAATCCTCTGGATTTTCTTTGTTAAGTCAACATCTGCGATTTCAAAAATGGGTACGGAGAGGGATACAGTATTTGTTAGTTGCCAATTCTATAAATTTTCTCACTTAAAGGATGAGAAGCCTGTAATGTTCACTATATAcacacttcaactgtgagaaataaaatttaaataaatgcttcagGAAATTCCcccttttaaatcatttatttaaaaacaagttttttgtcAATCTCAGAACTTCATCTCAATACTTTGCAGTGCAATCCTAGTTGTCAATGACAGAGGTTAAATGTTTCCTGTAAGTTTTCATCAGGTTTTCACACACTGTAgttgctattttggtccattcctccatgcagatcttctcaagagctctGATTCAGACTTTCATCTCCCTCCACAGGTTATCTCTTGGACTGATGCTCAGAGTCTTGCTAGCCCtctccagaaccttgaaatgcctttttacatttttttgttgcctgTATGATGTGTTTGTGATCACTAGTGTCATGCTGGAAGTTCCAACCAGGTTTCCACCTTAAAGCTCTCTCTGCCTAAAACTTGAAGAATCtgactgacaaatacttttcttttttgcttcaatttcAACAACTGTGAAAATACTGGTAGGCAAAGAGGACACATGTAGACATAATGGGATTGAAAGAGCTTTAACAAATCCTTCCTGAAGACCAAAACCCGACTGTATTCTATGGACACACTCAAATGTTCCTGACCAATATACTGCATGGATTCACCTGACTTATACACGACATTCCCCTGGGCTCCAGTGTGTTGATAGCACACCAGTCAGTGAGTTGTAAGTCATTAGCTGCCCATGTGATGAAAATCCCAAAAGGACTGACAGAGCTCTCTTGTGCCAACTAGGTAATTGGATAGGTGGTTGGAGTGGTGTATATGTGCTGCCTTGACTCCACCTATCAAACCAACTGAGTCCTCGACAGACAGATGTGGCAACTAAGTGGGTGGTAAAAGGGTTAAGAACAACTTTATAAACTAAAACTGAAACAGAGCTAAAGCATATTCCAGCAATGTGACCTCCAATCTAAATGTCACAATTAAGTTCTTCACCTTCTGCTTGAGACCATAGTTGACCTCCAGCTCCATGAGAAGGACACTCTTCCGGACGTTGAGCGTCTTCTGCAGCTCATCAAAGGCTGTGTGGATGTCATCCTCAATGGAGCTCTTCTGATTTGTCAGTTGTTGCAAAATCTCTGACAGTATGTGCAAAGCTGAGTCGATCTCTGGTAACCTGGAGCCAACACGAAGAGGTTAGATGTCATACAACAAAGTCCGACTTAGATCCACGTGTCCCTAATCAATACTATGATTCAGTGTAAGAGGTCCAGTTGTACCTCTTCTTGGCAACATCAAGTTGGTCTTGCAGTGAGGCTTTGTGTTGCTCAACGACATCTCTGAGAGGCACAGTTGGATGCTCTCCGTGTTCACCACTTGTGCACTCCTGACACATGGCTGTCTCACATGGAGGACAGTAAAACTCCATGACCTAAATTAGAGGAAGCGAGAAGATAAcacaacaaacatttacattaagTCGGATCTAGAACCAATCAGGAATATTTATGCTCTAAATGAACACAGCAGACTTGTTGATCCCATGGATAAACTTCCACTAGGTAGATGTTTGATGTTAACTAATTGGAATGAGTGGTTCTCACACTGCCTCCATGGTTGGGACAGGACAGCAGTTGACCTGTAGCAACACAGGCGATGTTGTTAAGAATGGCGTCCTCTTGGCTGCAGTTGTCCGGCGCCCGCTGCAGCACATCCATCAGGTTGGTGATAAAGAAGTTGTTCTGCAATGCCGCCACACCTTTTTCCGGCAGGATCGAGGTCTGGCGGCAAACGGGACACGACAAAGTGAGGCTGTGGGCGGGGATGTAGTTCTGCAGGCACCTAAAAGGGGAGAGAATACAACAGAAAAcacgtgtttttttaaatttcttcaaCAGGAATAGAAATCTTAGGACATTTTGAGGCTCTTTAAGGTGAAGCTTTTCTCTAAAGGTGAAACACAGGACATGCCTAACAATGTGGTTGCTCTAATTTGCTTTGCAAATCAAAGGAACCAAATACCTGAAACTAGTTTTGATGGGGCATCTCTCAATGAGTGTGCAGACACTGTATGAGAGGAGATGCTAATTTAGCTGTAGGAGTTGTGTTTTCCCAATTTGATTAGGTTGAATCTTGTAAAGCTTAAAATGGTCAAATGCATCTCTCAGAAGGATCAtttggaattaaataaatataactcaGTAACTCCACTCACCTCTCACAGAAGGTGTGCAAGCAGGGCAGGACTTTGGGGTTTTCGTAGCGGTCCAGACATATGCTGCAGATCAGGAACTGCTTGTCAATTTGGCGAAAAACAGGACTGGGAATAGAGGAGATTTCACTGGCCATCCTAAAACTGGGACATGGGAACACACGTTCTTCTTATCCTGCACCCTAAAGAGTGAAACAAAGAAGTAAATGCACGTGTGGAAAAAACTGAAAGGCAGAACACATGATCACCGTGACGACGTCATGGAGATGAGTGGAAATCTGAGGGTGATAAAGATCTTTCTTTAGTCTCTCATTGAATGTAAATAAGTGAACCGTGATATGACGGAATATTTTAATCTTGCTGTGGCACTGAGTCTTATCTAAAGTGATCACAATCTGCACCAATGTAacaaaaagtttacattttttaagataaaaaaacaacaaaaacagtgacaAGATTTGGAAATCTGTCTTTTTAGCGAAATAACGTGAACATGTTTTTCTGGTGGTAAAACTATTCTTGTAGCTTAAagttaaaatagaaaagttgcattacctgtgataatgctagtgtgaataatTTGCTAAATGTTGTTGCTGAAAATTTTGATACCAATGGTGCGTAAGTGTTAAGTGCATTTCTatggaactaaaataaaattgcataaattgcgaagaatgttaaaatgtagattttaattgtaaaagtacaagcaggaaatCTATGtgtgctgaatgttttcataCCAGTATTGCACAggtttaaaaaagcataaagtatttgcaccagagcacaaagcaaagCCCATAAAGACatgaggacagagtctggtgtggatgaactggcctgcacagagtcctgacccgAACTGAAAAGAACCCCTTTGAGATGAATAAAAGTGGAGACTGAGAatcagaccttctccaccagcaTCAGTGTGTGATCTGACCAATGCGCTTTTGGATGAATGGTCAACAATTCCTATAAAAACACTCCTCAATCTTGTGGaaagccttcccagaagagttgaagctgtaaaCGATGCTCTGACATCACTTTTCCTTCATGATGTTCATGGTGGTCATAGAACTCAGTTACCTTTTCTGGTTACTACAGCCTGACTCTTTTCTTTACTATTTCAGTCTATTTTGTCCACAAGAAAGAGGAAGCCACCAGCTGCAGCCTGTAAGCTGGACCGGAGTCGAGTGTTTGTCATAAAGCTTTTAAGCCATAAATAGTTGATGATAAAGTAAAAGCAGTGCACTCTGTTCATAGAAGCACGGATGAGTCCTTCACACCAAAACATCAGAGTTTTATCCGAGCAGGCATCACGTCCATTTTTGTCTCctgttttactctgaaacatctttttttttgggttgCTTTTGTGCTTTTCCAGTAACTCTGTCTGTCAGCTAGCAGAGATGCAGAAAGTGTGTCAGTGCCTTTATTGTCTCTTCACATTGATGCTACAGGGGGAGAAAAACAGGCCACCTCTGCCACTGACAGGAACCCCTCAGGGAGTGTTCTTCCTTCTTCTCTTCATTCTTCATACTCCTTCTGTTTAGAATTTAATGCTTTAGTTGGCTCGAGAGTGGGGAAAAAGGGAACATTAGCTGATAAAACctgaaatattttagaaatagtGACGATAGCATTTAGAGCAAGCATGGTGATGTTAGCATTTAAGAACCACCTAGCTCATCCCTGCAGAATCCAAACTCAATTGCTggaagaaaaatcctaaatcctGCCATAACAGAAGAGCACAAGGTCGCAGCAGCCACAGCAAGCTCCACTCTTACATAACTGGAGCTGCACCAGCTAAGCGGAATAATTCCTGCTGGACTGAGTCGTCCTATGACATGCAGAGAGAGGCACGCCTAACACAGTGATTtgcagcttttaaaataaatcgagaacacaactgagaaaaaaaactggaacaacTATTTAGAAGAGGACTTACACAGCTGCTTCAACGGACAGATCAACAGGCATCATCCGCTCCAGAACACAACTGTAAACACTAGTGGATCCAGTGAGTGACAGAGGTTCGTGCACTAAACACGCCTCTAAAGTCACAGCAATCCTGACGTGAAAACGCACCTCGATCTCATCAGCAGAGAGGAGTCAAACATGAGATTCCAGGCTGTGTGGGAGCGAGAGAGCTTCCCCCAGTGTTTATGCGCACACGTGAGCAAAAGATGAGGGGGGGTGATTGAGCCAGATTGTGTTTCAGCTTTACATCATCTTCTCCTGCCCCTCCCCatttccctcctcttcctcctcatcattTCCTCTCCTCTCATCCTTTTCTGGCTCAGCCTGTCTCCTCTCTCTGAAGTCAGAGCTGCTTCACTGCAGAGACTCACTGTAAAAGTGCAACGCATCAGGACTGTGTGAGCAAGTTTAGTCTGGTTGggtggtgaaaaaaaaacaaaaaaacacagcattTGAAGGGTACCTCTACAGCCAATAGGGATGCAACTGTGTTCTCTGTAAGTGCAGCTGCATGTGAAAGCTGCTGAGTCACTGTGCCATTGGGAGCAGTATAAGAGATAAGCAGAAGGAACACTGGAAAGTGGGATGTGTCCTTTGCATCCAGAGGAACAGCTCACtttagatgttttggagatataTGCGGGGAAGAAAATTGAGATGATTTTATTGATGGATGCTGAGGAAAGAGGAGATTCATAGtaaaggaggacatgagggtggTTAGTGTTGGGGAGAAGGATGCAGACATGTTTAGAGGGAGGCGGATCAGGAAGCTTGTGGACCGCTCACTGCATCAGCTGCTTCTGATtgacaatgatttgaataaagccatactcagaaatgcagttttagtttaGTATTAGTTTTAGCATCTTTGTTATACATGTCCTCAATCATggggaaaaaacacagttttcatttggagtgggtctctaaacAAATCCAACATTTTGAAAGGAAACATGCACTTTTAATTggattattgtgtttttgttaattaaacatCTGTTGTTCATGTATATCCAGAACAGTTTGATGACTGTAAATTCTTGcacaatctaaaacaaaaaggaacaatttgatggatttttttttacaaatctaaaCTGACAGAAAGATCCATTTGTGTAGAATTTGCCACATTAATTCattatctgtgtttttaattctcAGCCTAAGAAACATGTTTTCACAATAGTGCAATATTAGTTCATGAGCATATAAaagtctttattgtttttattttttgttggagTAAACTGAACTATGTTTTTCATGCATcctaatgttttaaactttagaagacagtatcaataaaaaaagcaccAAATTCTTAAATGAATTGTTAAGATTGCTATATGAGTAACAATCTTCTTGTTGCCATTTAAGTCCTAATcggaattagaaaaaaaattctgctgcagaaatactaatcttaaaaacaagcatgtcagtaagttaaactttaaactacttttatcacaaaacaaaatattacttAATTGTAAGAAAAGCATTTTGGTAACTGGAGGGTGTGGAGTGGAGCAATGGGGGCGATTACTAGGGAATCCTGGAAAAAGTGAAATTCTCAGATCAAAAACTTTGTTAGCACAATGGGCTCTAGCATGCGTGATGAGTCAGCCTGCTAAAGAGCTTTGATCTCAACCCTGGAGACACAAAGAAGCCAAAGGCAACAAAGAAATCAAAAgaatactgcaaaaaaaaaataaaaatagaaacatttttcaacGATAAATTATTGGAAAAACAATTACAATGTATGTTCAATCATTCTGGAGGTCAAAATACTTTTagatacatgtaaaaaaaaaagattgaccTGGACTTGTTTTGATTTGTATAATGCAAATTTTCATGCCTCATTTTCCATTGTCAGATCAAACCACTTCTGTAACAAACAACAAGAACCATCAGctctctttttattatttaaaagagaagaaaattaagaatttaaacTCATTCTGATGCTGATCCCAAAATCTATAGTAATCAAATCTGCATGGAGGAAATAATGTAAAGATCACAAACTATTACATGATCTGTTCTCTTTAACAAGCTATTTTCTCAGTTATAATTACAAAATATGTAAAGATAATTAAAAGCCGGGCTTTGAAGTTTCCAGGTTCACAGGAAccgtatttatttaaaatgaaagtacatttttgaaagGCTGAGTAAAGCCAAAAGAACAACAACAGCTCCGGGGTAGAGACTGACACTGTGATCTAACCTGTTTAGGTGCTTTACACCCACATCACAACCCCTCAGCTTTAGAAGAATGGACAGAGACAGTCAGCTGACACTGGAAGAAAAACTTCAACCTGGTGAGTATGCCTTTTATCAGCCAAGAAAATggtataatttgaataaatacaatcAACCAAATACTgctttaaaacatgatttttaccTCAGGGATGACCATGGCTTTAAATGTTTCTCCATCCACTTTTATAaaattgatgtatttatttcctgttattttacaaataaaattaaaaaagtatttttttttaaataaatttacatAATTCAATGTTTAATTCAAGTGGTGctgacaaaaagaacaaaaaacaaacatttattaaatggtCATCAAAGAAATAAGCCATGTTGAAACAACTGCAGCAACGACTGAACAGATCATTTGTCTGGTTGTGTGCTTCAttgatctttttgtgttttatgcatGTATCAAAGCTGAGGTCAGACACTTAAGAAACATAGATAACACGTGGAATATTGTTCAGTTTGGCAATACTTGTGGTTTCcagctgtgttttttaaaaactttattaaagttCAGCTTTGGGGAGATTTGCAtgcataaaatctttaaaaaaaaaaaataataaagtgtttGCACAAATGACTTAAgacctgataaaaaaaaatccaaaataaaaatacaaaggcAAAAGCAACTATGAAGTAGCAGCAATTTCTCTGATCATTATTGAGCCGTTACTCGTCTTATCTCCAGTTTGTCTTCTGTTGTCAGCCTGGCTGTGCATGAAAGTCTGTTGATTAACAAGAAATTCAAGGATTCTTATAACAGAGTGGAGGAAACCGTCTAACCGTCTTGTGCAACAGCTCACAAAGCCAAGTTAAGACCTCAAATACAATCTAATAAAGTAAGGATAAACATACTAATAGTGTTGCAATTAACCAAAGTCATTATCCAATGAAACATTATGGTCATATATAATCAAATGTAAGCCTAAAGCAATAATTTAAGCATACATTTGTGCAACTTGCTTTTCACTTAAGGTTTTAATTTGCTAATCAACAAAACATGATATTTTCTGATTTGTCAAAACTGATTTTAGGACCAAAACTGCTAAACTGCCTCAAAACATTACAGATGGGGCTGCATATTTACCACAGAGTGCTGAGTCGTGGTTCACTTTGACTCCAACTTGATCTGATTTCCCTCATGACAAAACAGTCTGATTGCTTGTCTCTCAAAAATTCTGTTACACTCTGTTCACAAAAGCAGTTTTGGAGCTCTGTGACTCCTACAACCTCCAACTtatctgtctctcatttgcTTTGTCTAAACCAGTGATCTCCCACACTgatcctgctggtttttctaGGAGACCCTTCTCTCTTTGCTCCTGATTAGCTGGATCAGGTGGTTGACGAAACATGCAGGGTGGTCACTAACAAGGGTTAGAGACCACTGGTCTAAAGATCACTgcaatcaggagcagataataTGGACTTAAAcaagtaccgtatttttcggactataagtcgcaccggagtataagtcgcaggggccaaaaaatgcataatgaagaagaaaaaaaccatacataagtcgcaccggagtataagtcgcatttttttcaagtaatttattttacaaactggttgaaaaaaatgacattacatcatcctggaaggtaagttataacattcataagtgaatagagaacaggctgaatatgtgtcaacacatattagcatcatgaaaaaaacgaaaaggtgtagcatttatataacataacagttttatttaactatagcctcaagaactcatcaactttgtatctttactgtaattaattgcacgcaatctcactccatatcactaaatcccttaaattcttagtcctctgtgtcacgtctgaataactaaagtaaataaagtaaataaagtaattgcatagatcaccataagagggcactctagacttacgctccatatctcatctcattaaaaattcgtatataagtcgcactggagtataagtcgcaaggacattcaatctatgaaaaaaaccgcgacttatagtccggaaaatacggtaactGCAACTAAAGCTGATATCATATCTTCATTATAAAGAAAGGCTGATTGCATTTATTGTTCAGCCTGTCTACTTGGAGCCTGCTAATGTCATCATGTGAACCAAAACGGTCAAACTGTGGTGACCCTGGTCATGACACCAATCACCGTGTTATGGGAGCACGAGTCACAGCCTTGAGAAATAAGCAGAGGCTCAAAGTAATCTAAAGCATCAGAATGATCAGAGATTATGCCTTTGTCATCATCAAATCTCATTTTACtacttcacatttaaaaatctacaacttttattttggaaagcttaagaaacaaaaaaacaagatttgtgTGGCCACCATTACCCTTTCCTAATGTTTGTCTGATTGTATTACATGCCTCAGAGAATAAAACGGAGCAAAGAGTGAACAGAAACCCTGAGTCAGTGCGTCAGTCGGCTATCTGTCAACCATGCACTCTGGGGGCAGATGATaaggcatgtgtgtgtgtgtgtgtgtgtgggaacGAGAGCATGCACAGAAGCTGAAGTCCTCAGATGTAAGAACACTAGAAACTGACCATGCTTGCACATCTGTCAACCAGAATTCACAGAAGTGATAGGTGACACCCACATTCAACGTCGTTTCTAGCTTTTGATTTAGCTGCTAATTAATCATATTGAtgacacaacacaaaaaaacattaaagcttcTGCTTAATATTGATAACTAACATCTGTTCTGCAAttttaatgttatattttatgaccagGGCCGTTTTAGTGATCCATTACAGctattttaatgcatttatttcCATAATACAGACTGAATTCTGTGTGCCTCAAAAGACCAGTCATACAAAGTTTAACGATGCAGCAAATGAGACTGCATACATCATTAACTTTACAACATTTTGaagcctttttttatattagcaAGTGATGCATGAAAGCCACACTTTCATTTGAAGATTGCATGCTGGAACTGTGAAACAAGTGTATACAAACACACATCTTTCATACCAGATGAACAGATACCGGAGAGTATcacataaaagaaataaaagttctCAGACAATGATCACAAGCACTTTTTTGAGCATAAATGAGAAGTTTCAGTCAGTGAACATCTGAATTTGAGTGATATGTTGGAGCAATCCAATTTTAGCCCACaagaatttcagaaaaaaaccttaaaacttcaaaaatcatattttttgttaattttttcatcatccaaaaacatgtttccacCATTCTATAATAAATTCTTTATCGTAATTATGAAAGTTCCTCATCTTTAGGTTACAACTTACTTGAACTCCATGGTTGCTTCTCGATCACTGACACTCAATCCTTCTCCTGTTTGATATGCTGTGGCGCGTGTGCAGTCAGAGATGCATGTGAAAGGTCTGAGCTGTTAGAGTAATCCAAACAGACTGACGGGGAGTCACTGAGCAGGCAGAGGTGAAGGGGGAGGGTCCTAAGGTGGAGTACAAGCAAACCAGGCACCAATAGGAGGCTGGAGGAGGCTGACTTTCACGCATGCGCTGCTCTTTAACCCCAGAGAGGGCAGAAGTCCTGACAAGCACGGAAGAGGAGCAGATAAGAAACTCAATATTGTCCACGTCCCAACTTTCTGTATTTGTAATGTGTacatctaaaatgtttaaatgtttaaatatgcaTAAAAGAGATGCCACAGTAAAAAGTGTGGTTAATTTAgtaataaaactgtaaatctcTAATGAAGGAAGTCAggacaaaaaatacaacattgaaACCAAAAATAATCACTGACTGTAAATTATCTGGAAAGTATTTGCAAATAAAGTGAAAGAGGAACTCCATGACTGCCATTACAACCTGCTTGTGTAAGCGTCATCACAAAATCTAAATCACAAAATTCTTtacagtgatcttttaattatgattttacagtttttggccaaaattaaaaagcctttgttgttattcaaaacatattttctaaagacttcatcagaaatttgcctctgaattgacTGTTGGCATGAAAGTAACCCCATcatgatatcccatcattcctttgtttaacACTCTCTCCTGTTAATTTAAGTTAACATAAGTGAAAATTAGGGTAGCAAAAAC from the Oryzias melastigma strain HK-1 linkage group LG1, ASM292280v2, whole genome shotgun sequence genome contains:
- the trim2a gene encoding tripartite motif-containing protein 2, which translates into the protein MASEISSIPSPVFRQIDKQFLICSICLDRYENPKVLPCLHTFCERCLQNYIPAHSLTLSCPVCRQTSILPEKGVAALQNNFFITNLMDVLQRAPDNCSQEDAILNNIACVATGQLLSCPNHGGSVMEFYCPPCETAMCQECTSGEHGEHPTVPLRDVVEQHKASLQDQLDVAKKRLPEIDSALHILSEILQQLTNQKSSIEDDIHTAFDELQKTLNVRKSVLLMELEVNYGLKQKVLQAQLDTLLQGQEGINSSCNFTEQALNHGTEAEVLLVKKQMSERLMELASQELPLQPKENNQLDFLVEIEGLKKSIHNLGTIVTTNAVASETVATGEGLRHCVVGVPTSITITTKDKDGELCKMGNALITAEISPPDYSKDNGEILDNKNGTYEYIFTAVKEGTFNLSLRLYNQHIKGSTFKIKVIKSIDACPKSDGTKKRLKSPGSGHIKQRAIKRPASMYSAGRRKENPIEDDLIFRIGTKGRNKGEFTNLQGVAASSLGKVLIADSNNQCVQMFSNDGQFKSRFGIRGRTPGQLQRPTGVAVHPNGDIIIADYDNKWVSIFSSEGKFKNKIGSGKLMGPKGVAVDKNGHIIVVDNKACCVFIFQVNGKLVTKFGSRGNGDKQFAGPHFAAVNNNNEIIVTDFHNHSVKVFNTEGEFLLKFGSNGEGNGQFNAPTGVSVDANGNIIVADWGNSRIQVFDGSGSFLSYINTSADPLYGPQGLALTSDGHVVVADSGNHCFKVYRYLQ